The genomic region CTCAActagaaataataaaagaatagaGAAAAAATTGGAATGCCAAGAAAATCACCAACACTAAAAGCTATATCAAAAAGTAGAACGTGAGATAGAAAATAGGTAAAAGTATTTATAAGgaggaaaaatatatatcaagaaGAAAACTATACTTTATTTGTATGTAGCTATTATTTTGGGATTAGAAAATAGGTAAAAgtattttgatttgtttaatATGAAATGTTAGTGTAAAGAAGTTTTATAACCTACTCAATTtaatataacaatattaataatcatttctttaatttatttaactaatatgaaatggtataaaaataaataaaattaaatatattaatattaatatatgccCATGTAAAACTCCAACACATTGAAGTTAATACTAATTAGTAATTAGACTCTTTGAACTTATTATATACTTTTTAGAAAAACATTTAtcaaaaattgattatattacAGTATTAACAAAATTCCAAAAGATGATTTGTAGTTATGTTAAAACACATTTTGTGgtaagaatatttaaaatatcaagaTTTAGATTCCTCGAATATATATGCACAACtcattcaatatatattttcaagcaCCGTATCATGATTAGaatattcaatttcaaatttgtattttataaacaatataATCTAGATTTCGGAACTGCAAAAGCAACATGCATGCATgttcaacttttctttttcattattatataaCTGCTTGTTCATCTTTAGTTAAAActagttcatatatatatatatatatatatatatatatatgtatgttctAGCTAGTCTTCTTTTAAGAAGAAAACCGAACTACAACTTGTTTACCTGCAGTGTGATAGTAAATTAAGGTTCGTGTTGATgaatacttgtttttttttttattaattgagggTCTAAAggtcaaaacaaaagagaaaaacgtcATCTAGTTGTAAACTAAGGTCTGTGACTGctatatatttatcatataaaggaAAATGAAGTATATATATGAAGACTAAAATATTATTACCAGCTATCCTCTCTGATGCCACTTGAAAACTTTAACGGCTGCCATGACATAAATAGCATTTGAGAAATTGCTTATGAACTTGAAATAAGCATGTCTCCAAGAACGATTTATTAAGATTGAACCAAAAACGCCCCAAAAGCTTATAACAAATCCAATTGCCATACTCATGTAAAATTCACGGGTGAAAAGCAAATTTTCATCTTCAGGAACTTTAACAATGGGTTCCTGTGCAGGCTTCCCATCAATACACAATTTCTCTAGTGGCGGTCCACAAAGATCAAGATTATCTTCATAACATGAGGCATTGAAACTCTGTAATTGTGTACCAGTTGGAATTTCTCCTGATAGATTGTTATGTGACAAATCTAAAATGCCGAGTCGATCAATTTGAGTAAGACTCAAAGGAATTGAACCAACTAGATGGTTTCTTGACAAATCAAGAAAGTCAAGTGATGTTAACTTTCCAATATTTGAAGGAATATTTCCGGTCAAAAGGTTTCTTGATAAATTCAATGAAACCAATCCAAATAAATTCTCTATTTCCAGTGGAATTTCTTCAGAAAAGTGATTGCTTGAGAGATCAATGCTTTTTAAAAGTAGTAACACACTATTTTTGAACATTTGTTCTGAACCTTTCCACATCAAGAGTTCATTCAAATCATATGGTTGAGGACCTGAAAACTGACTGgtttttacaaaatatgaaTGACCATGATAATCTCTTGAAGATGTCTTTTGAGTCattgaagtaaatttttttatgcatttaggAATTTGCCCAGACATGTTGTTTAGTGAGAGATCCAAGAGTAGAATGTTACTTAGGTAGCAAAATTTCAATGGTAAACTTTCATGGAAATTATTTCTTCCCAAACTTAAAAATTGCAACTCTTGTAATTCACTCCCAATCCAAGCAGGGATGAGCCCTGATAATCTGTTTTCTGCAATATCTAGCATTACTAGATTTGTGCAGTTCCTCAAGGAGACAGGTATCTCATTTGTTAAGTTGTTGTTTCTCAATAGCAATGCTTGAAGATTAAGAAGAGATCCTATGGATGTAGGTATCCTTCCTGAAAAATTATTGTGACTTAAGTCCAAATAAGATAATGACTTGAAATGGCTCCAACAGTCCGGAATTTTTCCAGAGAAACGATTATTTGAAAGGTCTAATTGGTACAAAGTTTCAACTTTACCATTCgcacataaaaatgaaagagaatctgagaatttatttttggataaatCAAGAAACATGGAACCTTGCAGAAATGGGGGAATAGGGCCATCAAATTGATTTGGTCCAAGAATTAGGGAATattgaatattctttattgGAAAATTTGGAATTATACCATGGAGATTATTGTATGAAATATTCATTGAAATCCATTCTCGGAATGCTAAATTAGCCGAAAACCACTTTGGAACCATATCTGCTATTTCAgcatttgaaatgtcaatatCCCCAAATTGATTTTGTGTCTCCAACCATTTGGGAAATACTGGACCTAGCTTGCAAGATCGCAATCCTATGTGGCTCAACTGAAATGGTGGGACCCAATTTTGGCTAAATGCCAAGGCCAATAAAGAGTTGTCAGATAAATCCAAGAAGTACAACTTAGACATATTAGCGAAATGATAGTCAGTGAGCACACCCTTCAAGGATTTTGATTGCAGATCTAGTTGCTCCAGTTGAGGTGGAAATTTATTATCTTTAGGAATCTCTCCATTTAGCTTGTTTCCATGAAGATTTAATTCTCTTAAAGATGAGAATATTGAGAGGTCGGGTAGTGTGCCGTTGATTTGATTCATGCCTAGATATAATCGTTCCAATGAATACCTAGCACATCCAGACAAGTGATGGATTATCATTGGAAACTCTTCACTCAAGCTAGTATTAAACATGTCCAATGAGCGCAAAGCACATGCATCCCCAAATGATTTGGGAATTCCACCTTCTAAAGAGTTTGATCCAATTGACAAAGACTCTAACAGAGATGGCAATTTGGTACTCTGGAATTTTTccatttaattgattttctgAAAGATCCAATGTTTTCAAGGCAGAAAGTATTAAAAGGTCAGGAAGCGTACCATTGATTTGATTTCCTCTTAAGTTCAGTTCCTGCAGCGAGAATCTGGCACACCCAGACAATTGATGGATTATCACCGAAAGCTCTTTATTCAAATTGTTACCAGACATATCCAGTAAGCTCAAAGCACATGAGTTCCCAAATGATTTGGGAATTCCACCTTCTAAAGAGTTTGATTGGATTGACAGAGATTCCAAATGAAATGGTAAGCGGATGCCTTCAGGTATCTTTCCACTTAATTTATTTCCATCAAGAAACAATGATTTTAGAGATCAGAATACTGAAAGGTCAGGTAAAGAGCCTGtgatttgattatatttaaaatccAATGGAAGGCACTTTCTCAACAGTTGGGGCAGTCATAATTTATTGCAAGTATCCAAAGGGTCTTCTTTACTACCTCATCAGTGGGGAAGACTTAGAAAAGTCTCCggtcaagaaattaaaaaaacttgatcGTATATCGTAAGGCAATCACATtcacatttaaaatatataattaaaaaactaataaacacaaaatttctaatttatgaGAACAAAAAACTacactttaaaataataataataattattattataaacacTAGATGCACCCAACATTCCAACGAGCAAGAAATCATTATCCTGATTATTTAGCATGCTACATTTACACGTTTAATTGTTCTTCACAATAAATctcatttatattattgttaCGAAAAGAAGTTAATCACTGTATTGCAAAATTAGTATCTCTGTCATTATGTTCTGACTTGAAATTATCATATTcttcttcaaaattaattatactaaaaatagttaaaagtcATCAAATCTTACCGTTACAATTCACTATATAATATTACTTTATCAGTTATTAAATATACGTtaccaattaatattttatgaacaATTTACTTGAGATCATTGCATAATAacgataaaaaaatacttagaaagctgattttatttatagttatatttttttattaaaaaaaatctgacaAGTTGCTTACATAAACTATAtgaaaagcaaaagaaatgGAAGGGCTATAATATTATTACATGCATGCTAACCTTTAGCTAcctttgatattttattagggAACATTGCTACCTTGGCACAAATATTGTCTCGTAAATTGTTCAAGAACCTGAAATAGGCATGTTGCCAAGAACGCTTGAATAAGATTCCGAATGCCCATACTCATGTAAACTTCACGACTAAAAAGTAAATATTGAACTTAAGGCATCGAAAACTCTCTAACATGAAGAGTCGATTAATTTGAGTAAGACTTTGAGGAATTGAACCATCTAGCAGGTTTCTTAACAAATCAAAAAATTCAAGCGACCTTAGGTTTCTAATATTTGAAGGAATTTTTCCAGTCAATTtgtttcttgataaatttaatgagACCAATGCAAATAAATTCTCTGTTTTCACTGGggtttcttctaaaaaaatgattgttCGACAAATCAATATTGATGCTGAGATCAAGATGCTGCAAGTTGAGAAGGGATTGAACCATGGAGAAAATTCCAAGCAAGATCTAagtatttgatatatttatttcttattttgttgtaaaaaaaaatatgacgaactattatatatcaaacataattttttaattttaatttgtaatatgtgaattaaatataaattaaaaaataccaagAAAAGTTAGGTACAGGAAAAGGATTTAGTCTCTTACAAAgggtaaaattaagaaaaaacaaattaataacttattagttagcttattttaatttataagctaGGTAAGTAATTGTTacttgttaataaagaccaaaaCTGGTAACAGAGAAAAATTAGAATGACCAAAAACactaaaacatttattaaaaattaaaagcaaaaatataaaaaaggtttaTTCATACAGACTCgtcttttctttcattaaaaactaaaaaagataataaacctTTTTCATTCATGTTTTTTGGTAGAGCTTCTTTTACTCACACTTGTTACCCATACAGACTcgtcttttctttcatttttgttgtCAGAGCTCCTCCTTTTCTATGAAGCTaaacatcttttaaaaaaattatccacacAAAATTTCTTGATGATATCAAGTTAAACATGTAACTTTTACGCATGTATGTAGTATTCAATGCATATGCATGGTCCGTATAAGTCATGGATTTTGTTgataataatttaatcttcatagATGTCATggattttgtgttgattttctgATGTTTTGTGAATATCTACATCTTGAATATATGAATTTGTTGGCCCTGGAAAACAGATAATCGGAAATTTCTATAAAAGTAACTTGGCCTCCGTCATCGCATTATTTAAGATAATAATTGTGGAAATTTTTATGAAGTGGCCGGCGTGGCTCCTTTAATTTAGAAAAGACATTGTCAtcacaatattatttaaaacaataaatgtgGAAATTTTTATAGATTCTGTGGCTCCTTGTACGACTTTGTAGACAAAACACCAAAAAGCTAGCCTACGAAAATTCCGTCATCGCAAtacataaaacaataaattaaacttgGTATTTCATACaatgtaagttaattttttgcaccgataatattttaatttaagaaaaatgtaataataatgtaaagacttttttatattatcaatctaACGATGGACTATTAAATAGGGCATTGATAAAcctgttaatttttattataattatttacaaattatattcaaaatagtttgaaattggttgataatatatatttatttacatcaataatatgaatgaaaattaaactcattaattttctttttctaagaaCAACTCCAATGCAATTGCAATTAAGTTGGTTTTTAAGCTTAAGTGACTTGAGAATACTGTTAGAACAAATGAGTTCTTATAATGGAGTTTGTATAGAAGTTTCTTATATAAGCAACTACAATCAAGATTGtttaactgaaaaaaaaaattaaaactaaaaaagattaTTCTTGTGTGAGtggaaagataaaatagtatctactaaaaaataaattaagaaatcaaTTAAGTTATACCATTAATTAGAGTAAAATTAGTACTGAGTACTCGATCTTAAACAAAGGActcactaataaaaaattaattaagaactcAATAATAGAGTTCTTACATTAGAAATGCCACAAAAGTCAAAGCATTAAGggacaaaattttctttttgtcacTAATACTTAAGTCATGAAAATTTTAGTgagatttttttgataaattacatataaattgAGTCATTACTAATGCTAATTTTCTTGTACTTTAAAAATGCATTTGATATACATACTTGAGTATAATACAAGGAGAATAAAGCATCACAAGCATAAAGTTACAAATGTTACATTGATAACTTTTTATCATGTGCGTTATTTGGTGAGTAGTGGAcactacaaatataaaaaaaaaattataaaatttatgaggATGAAGTGGTCGTTGTGGAAGGGTTGAGCCAAGCTTTGACAACTGAGAAGCCACTTGGAGGAGTCGGGGTTGATCATCTTATATGTTGTTTCTGTATTTGAAACAACTTTAAGGCAGAAGAAATATGTTGTTCCACCGATAACATTTCTCCCCGCACCCTTGCTAGGAGtgcaaaatcatttaatttgtgtaattgattatggAAGATTAGGATAAGATTGAACTtggtaatttttgtttttgttttttttttatataattttttgtgtttttgcttTATATATTTGAAGTGGAGGAAGCAGTGGTAGGttctatatttataatttgaaaaaatgttgTAGACTAAAATCCAACATCTTCAGAAATTGTCCCATTTAACTTGTTCCTATGAAGGTACAATCTTCTTATAGATGGGAACACTGAGAGAGTGTTTGGCAGAGTGCCATTTGATTCATGCCCAAATCTAATTCTGCCAATGAGTATCCAATATATCTAGATAAGTTACTGATTATCAGTGGAAGATTTCCACTCAAACTGATATTGGATAGCATCAGTGAGCGCAAATAACTTACATTTTGAAGTGATTTTGGAACTCCACCCTTTAATTGATTCCTTGATAGGACCAATGTTTCCAACTTCAAAAAACATTAAGAATTCAGGCAGTATGCCGTGGATTTTATTCCAACCTAGATTCAGTTCTTGCTTTGAGTATCTAGGACACCCAGACAAGTTATTGAATATCACTGTCAGTTCTTCACTAAACTTTTTACCagaaaaagtgaaaacaaaaaatcctcACTTGCTCAGAACAAAATTTGAGTATATTTTGTTCCTCTCCACGCTCAAATGAGTAGTCACAATATTAACTTTTCACAATTATACTTGTTGAGACATCTCCCCGCTCTTAACACTTTAAAATGATCATAAGGAGTCATGTAAGGAGTTTGTTAGAAATCCTGCATTCTATCCTCGGGTTATGTAACTTCAGCATTTTCTTTGGGTTATATTTTGATTGATGAAAAGGAGCAAAATATAATACTTAGTTccgttgatttttttaaatcgcTAAGTTCCATCGTTACACTGATGAAAGGGACATATTTGAGTTACATCAAGATGTTTTTAACTTGGTTATTAATAGAGCACTATAGTGATACAGAGTAGCTGTGGCCCGTTACAGAATTTGAGTGTTGTTGTCTTTTTTAATAGTGGTCATAATGGTGTTAGAGAGTAAATTTTGGTAAAatctacttttttttcctttaaaataacATCGTTTTAGGTTCAGAGgttgcaatcttgagattttgcttggttttaaaattaaagacattCCAAAATAGATATGGTTTTTCATGCTTCTATCTATTATGCGATGCTTATACTATTTGACTTACACTAACTCATCTTTGGCAATATTTTTCTCTACTCTGAACTCTAATTCGTTTTTGTTCTGAACTCTGAACCTTCAACTTGCTCTACTTTTCATGTTCAACActcattttatatttgaatgtttAAGATGTCGgaatattttaaatgaacattttttAGTTCGagcatttatataattatttaatctcTATGTAGAAGTTTAGAATACTGATCATCCTGCTATGTGCTATATAGTGACTTTGAGCTGCTATCAGAGACTaacaattattgtttttaactgTTAATTCATGTATCGGCATAAGCGTTTGTGGTGTTCGGTGTAAATTGATGAGCCATGAAGAATTAAGTTTATCCAATTGGATATTTTATACAATATCTTGGTTCATCTCCACCATGTGTGGGTCGGTTTACACGACATTATGGCATAGGAGATGATTGTCTATGCAACCATATTTTGGTTCAAACATTCTCTAGGAAGTCTCTTATATAACATGACCATTAATTTGTAAGATAAGCAGATAATCTTGATgcatatgccatttttgttgatgattttactcaaaattttgaatttattattattattattattaggggAGAGAGACACTCcgaataattttacatattttaaataaaaaagaaaaggaaaagatttaaaagttaaaataaaataactaaaagtgTGATGGATAGTTATTAGGAGAGGATAGTAGAAGTTCACaaattaataaagaatataATAGTCTAAAATTTATGGACAAGGgtattcttttattaataactaaagttcacgtctttctaaattttaaaaaataagtaaaacaatttaaaaagataaaaattaaatacatctaataaaaaacatgatagaataaaaaaatattaataatatagaaGTAGCGGAAAATTACATAGGTtagaagaaatttttaaaatttaagaaatggTTTAATGGTAAAATTATCCAATGTAATATGGATACCAAATggagatattttgtttattattagtatagattaataattaataatatagattattattattgtttttttcttaaaataaaaggcATGCATAGTTTGAAAATTGGAACGATATCCATATAATTGAAACATATGGTGTCAAATTATTTTGGTCTAATTATGACAAAATGATGATGAtagattcattcattcaaaataTGTGCATggaattttctaatttttttattcttaaaaaattgaaaatgaggcctttatcaaaatgtttagctcaataatgtttttgtcaaatcaaaattttgattaagAGAAAGATGCATgtaaattattgatataatacattttaatttatatttcattacAAGTATAATGCTAATAAAACTAGAGTCGATCTTCTTAAAACTATTGAAACATGATATAAGTATTTCAATTGACTCTCAAGAAGAGTAAaacaatcataattttcaacttATTGCCTTTTCCAAACATTAACAAGCTTATACATTGGAGTCATCCAAGAGGGCTAGTGTCTTCAAGGgactgaaaattaaaaaaagaaaagaaaaacagaatgTTAGTTTCCAAAATgtgtaaatgaaaataaataaaattcttatacctataaaaagaaatttctagaaattaaagtaataagaataataacataaagttaatgatagattaaaatcacaatagtttataagaaaaacatTTATAGTAATAATGGAGATCATCAATATTTTAGGATTAAGTATTGAAcatcaataattattaatttaatgattatacaATGACAATATagttttatactattaattaattttaatataacttttgtAAAACTACACAAACTTATCATATACATATCAGTAAATAATtgaatgacaatataaaataatttaacattgttagtacacaacttattttctccAATTATAtctccattttattttattatcatgaaaacttttctttcaaatttttaaaagattacatAAGAcatagttttattaaaataaagtattgaATATAAACACTAGATCACTCAACCACTCAACCACCCAAGAAATCGTGATCCTACTTAATTAGCATGCTACATTTAGTTATTCATTGGTAATAAatctcatatttcttttataatttatgaaagcAACTTAGCCATTGTATCACAAAAATAAtatctcttttaatatatatatatatatatatatatatatatatattatttgaaatcGAAAATGATATTAAACAATTTATTATACACACACCATTAATTTCAAACGAACTGGAAATGGAAAGCTAGTTATATCAGCAAATAGCTAAATACTTGTCCAATGACTATGTAAGCAATTAATTACGTGACCACATTTTCTAGTTACTGATCTTGGATGTGAACAGTTTGTCCCATGGATTGAGTCTGTTCCAGGAAGGAAAGAGTAGTGGGAATCTGAAGACTACTGAGCCTAACAAGGTATGCTTGTTTACATCTATTTATCAGCACAGGAATAGCGGATAAgcgcaaggaaaaaaaaaatggtggagAGTGcctatcattatatatattcagtttttatttattgatgtgTATTCTGTTACATTAGGAAAATTCTGGAGAAGATATTACTGGTGCAAAGAATGAAATGAAGTGTGACAGCCAAGCACCTGAAAACAAGAGTGAGACAGAGAAATCCATCCCAGTAACGAAGAAAGATGGCGAAAATCCTACACCTGCAAAAGCGGTAAGATAAATTTTCTCAGCACTTAGGCTAAACTGTAAAATGCTTCTTAATCTTACCTATCAAGTTCTACCCATGTAGTAACAGATGTAAGAAACAATAAATGAATATCAAATTCACTGGTTTATAAATGGAAATTCGCTGGTTTTCTCAACATTTTACTAGCCATGCAGCTGAAGCTGTATGATTTAAATTCGAAACTTATTTCCTTTTacttttcccccttttttgtgtTACTATATACTAATTTCTTGCTTGCAGGAAGTTCCTGACAAGGAGTTTGAGAAGCGCATAAGACCAGAGGTTATCCCTGCAAATGAGATAGGGGTTACATTTGCAGATATTGGTGCATTGGATGAGATCAAAGAATCACTTCAAGAGCTGGTAATGCTTCCCCTTAGAAGGCCAGACCTCTTCAAAGGTGGGCTTCTAAAGCGATGTAGAGGTATATTGCTTTTTGGGCCTCCTGGTACTGGAAAAACAAT from Glycine soja cultivar W05 chromosome 16, ASM419377v2, whole genome shotgun sequence harbors:
- the LOC114390011 gene encoding receptor-like protein EIX2 is translated as MEKFQSTKLPSLLESLSIGSNSLEGGIPKSFGDACALRSLDMFNTSLSEEFPMIIHHLSGCARYSLERLYLGMNQINGTLPDLSIFSSLRELNLHGNKLNGEIPKDNKFPPQLEQLDLQSKSLKGVLTDYHFANMSKLYFLDLSDNSLLALAFSQNWVPPFQLSHIGLRSCKLGPVFPKWLETQNQFGDIDISNAEIADMVPKWFSANLAFREWISMNISYNNLHGEIPTGTQLQSFNASCYEDNLDLCGPPLEKLCIDGKPAQEPIVKVPEDENLLFTREFYMSMAIGFVISFWGVFGSILINRSWRHAYFKFISNFSNAIYVMAAVKVFKWHQRG